From the genome of Apus apus isolate bApuApu2 chromosome 19, bApuApu2.pri.cur, whole genome shotgun sequence, one region includes:
- the FAM78A gene encoding protein FAM78A produces the protein MGCIQSISCKSKVFRESISVIEVKASIDPIPTSIDESSSVVLRYRTPHFRASAQVLVPPIPKKETWIVGWIQACSHMEFYNHYGDQGMSSWELPDLLDGKIQAISDSDGVNYPWYGNTTETCTIVGPTKKESKFSISMNDNFYPSVTWAVPVSESNVAKLTSIHRDQSFTTWLVATNTATSEMVTLQTIKWRMRLGIEVNPSRPLGQRAKLQEPSAQEQPQVLSKNEPIPPSALVKPNANDAQVLMWRPKDGPPLVVIPPKHR, from the exons ATGGGCTGTATTCAGAGTATCAGCTGCAAATCCAAAGTTTTCCGGGAAAGTATTTCAGTGATTGAAGTCAAAGCCTCCATCGATCCCATTCCCACCAGCATCGACGAGTCCTCCAGCGTGGTCCTGCGCTACCGGACCCCTCACTTCCGAGCCTCTGCCCAGGTCTTGGTGCCCCCTATTCCCAAGAAGGAGACCTGGATCGTGGGCTGGATCCAGGCTTGCAGCCACATGGAATTTTACAATCACTACGGGGATCAGGGCAT GTCAAGTTGGGAGCTTCCAGATCTACTGGATGGTAAAATCCAGGCCATCAGTGACTCAGATGGAGTGAACTATCCCTGGTATGGAAACACGACAGAAACCTGCACCATCGTGGGTCCCACCAAGAAGGAGTCCAAGTTCAGCATCAGCATGAACGACAACTTCTACCCCAGCGTGACGTGGGCCGTGCCCGTCAGCGAGAGCAACGTGGCCAAACTCACGAGCATCCACCGGGATCAAAGCTTCACCACCTGGCTGGTGGCCACCAACACGGCCACCAGCGAGATGGTGACCTTGCAGACTATCAAGTGGCGCATGAGGCTGGGCATCGAGGTGAACCCCAGCAGGCCCTTGGGGCAGCGTGCCAAGCTGCAGGAGCCCTCTGCTcaagagcagccccaggtccttAGCAAGAATGAGCCAATACCACCCAGTGCCCTTGTCAAACCCAATGCCAACGATGCTCAGGTACTCATGTGGAGGCCAAAGGATGGACCACCACTTGTGGTGATACCACCGAAACACCGATAA